In one Nicotiana sylvestris chromosome 8, ASM39365v2, whole genome shotgun sequence genomic region, the following are encoded:
- the LOC104211686 gene encoding uncharacterized protein produces MKTPDVWATHEGTNIFRECLLGVEDGANPDASFSFDKAQRLLKQAITLHRHAFSKSRAELTRCEAEIKKLVEERDNLKLLYVQKEEEIRGLRSDFTKAQSEQIELIEQAQLKGELVEHLREVLKVKEAETLGWKQHMDRLASEKDMLRSQLTLIERQLQNVKGESLAHSRKIEELEAKSVAELAKAKFEVEAFVASYRADTEAANIWA; encoded by the exons ATGAAGACTCCTGACGTATGGGCGACCCACGAAGGGACTAATATTTTTCGGGAATGCCTTTTAGGGGTCGAAGATGGTGCCAACCCGGATGCCTCGTTTAGTTTTGACAAGGCTCAGCGTCTTCTTAAGCAA gCTATAACGCTCCATCGACATGCATTCTCCAAGTCTCGAGCCGAGCTCACCCGATGCGAGGCTGAAATCAAGAAGCTCGTGGAAGAGAGGGACAACCTCAAACTCCTCTATGTTCAAAAAGAGGAGGAGATTAGGGGCCTTAGATCCGACTTTACGAAGGCTCAGTCAGAACAGATCGAGCTTATTGAGCAG GCCCAGCTGAAGGGCGAGCTGGTGGAGCATCTTCGAGAAGTGCTCAAGGTGAAAGAGGCCGAGACCCTGGGATGGAAGCAACATATGGATCGTCTCGCCTCAGAGAAAGACATGCTTCGGTCCCAGCTGACTTTGATCGAACGCCAGCTTCAAAATGTAAAGGGGGAAAGCTTGGCCCATAGCCGAAAAATTGAGGAGCTCGAAGCTAAATCAGTCGCCGAGCTTGCGAAGGCCAAATTTGAGGTAGAGGCATTTGTGGCCTCTTATAGAGCTGATACCGAGGCTGCTAACATTTGGGCATAG